The following are from one region of the Nicotiana tabacum cultivar K326 chromosome 3, ASM71507v2, whole genome shotgun sequence genome:
- the LOC107825034 gene encoding putative F-box protein At1g32420, giving the protein MPPSKGKGNGKKKGKGKGSSKKTKNTLSDPTSSCIFPREIISNILSRLPVKTLLRFRCVCKPWQKLISKPNFIATHFRHSSSLPSAPCTSPIFIHTRHFKSFDHVLSLFDPHPESSPVVELDSPFPSYFQDMLVVGCCNGIVCLSQPPWGEMITLWNPAMRQYRTIKLSKTKPLMGIHSCVSVGLAYDSQENDFLILSLLCFRPAETRAPDEMEMCSTKSFSWKKLKNEVGFRVLGLICNVIIKGVPYWRAIVEDAHGSREVLVYFDVSKKVFDKLPTPGIRVGTKGYLVNLEDSLGMLIWEKTDKYNVNVWVMDDEDGWSKKCNVGITFGFDRTLGCLRNGDIVVEDENGVLLFDPVTSSVKAKFSIENAKKGSYVIFDYSESLVLIGGMLPVKKEAAEDKLAREYLLKAGINMKVFTTKNPQQAAFATSIA; this is encoded by the exons ATGCCGCCCTCTAAAGGCAAAGGAAAtgggaaaaagaaaggaaaagggaaagggagctccaagaaaacaaaaaatacacTTTCAGACCCAACATCCAGCTGCATTTTCCCTAGAGAAATCATCTCCAATATCCTTTCTCGTCTCCCTGTGAAGACCCTTTTACGATTCAGGTGTGTTTGCAAGCCATGGCAGAAGCTCATTTCCAAACCCAACTTCATAGCCACCCATTTCCGCCATTCCTCTTCTTTGCCGAGTGCCCCCTGTACTTCACCCATTTTTATACATACTCGCCATTTCAAGTCCTTTGATCATGTCCTCTCGCTATTTGACCCGCACCCTGAATCATCACCAGTTGTGGAACTGGATAGCCCTTTTCCTTCCTACTTTCAGGATATGTTGGTTGTGGGTTGTTGCAATGGCATTGTATGCCTTTCTCAGCCACCTTGGGGTGAGATGATTACTCTTTGGAACCCAGCTATGAGGCAGTATAGGACGATAAAGCTTTCAAAGACCAAACCCCTTATGGGAATTCACTCTTGTGTTTCCGTAGGGTTGGCTTATGATTCTCAAGAGAATGATTTCTTGATCTTGAGTCTCTTGTGTTTCAGACCAGCTGAAACTAGAGCTCCGGATGAAATGGAAATGTGTTCGACTAAGAGTTTCAGCTGGAAGAAGCTGAAAAATGAGGTGGGCTTTCGTGTTCTTGGGCTTATTTGCAATGTGATCATTAAAGGGGTACCTTATTGGAGAGCCATAGTAGAGGATGCGCATGGATCTCGTGAGGTGTTGGTGTATTTTGATGTGAGTAAGAAAGTATTTGACAAGTTACCTACGCCGGGAATAAGAGTGGGGACTAAGGGGTATCTTGTGAATTTAGAGGATTCTCTTGGTATGTTAATATGGGAGAAAACAGACAAATATAATGTTAATGTTTGGGTAAtggatgatgaagatggttggaGCAAGAAATGCAATGTTGGAATAACATTTGGTTTTGACAGAACATTGGGCTGTTTGAGGAATGGTGACATTGTAGTCGAGGATGAAAACGGGGTGCTGTTGTTTGATCCAGTGACTAGTTCAGTAAAGGCAAAATTCAGCATTGAGAATGCTAAGAAGGGCTCGTATGTGATTTTTGACTATTCAGAGAGCCTAGTTCTGATTGGAGGGATGCTACCAGTTAAGAAGGAAGCTGCTGAAGACAAATTAGCACGCGAATACCTCCTAAA GGCTGGCATAAATATGAAGGTCTTTACCACTAAGAACCCTCAGCAGGCTGCCTTTGCTACTAGTATTGCATGA
- the LOC107825036 gene encoding F-box/kelch-repeat protein At3g23880-like — MPPSKGKGKGKKKGKSKKTKNRAPDATCNCILLREIIIDILSRLPVKTLLQFRCVCKPWRKLITKPNFIDAHFLHSSSLQPSTGSSPILLHTRHPESSDHLLSLINMSPESSSVVELDNPFPFFLQNMVVVGSCNGIVCLCQTPLGDAIILWNPAMRQSRNVPLSKSKPIIGTQSCVSIGLAYDSQKNDFLVLSIQSFGPETMIADEVEMFSTKSFSWKRVPNEMGFRVLGLSCNLIIKGVPYWTALLSDAHGSREVLVCFDVSKKIFDKLPMPGVRLGIQGYLVNLEDSLGILMWDKTDKCNVDIWVMDDEDGWSKKCNVEMLFGFDRIIGCLRNGNIVAEDENGVLFLFDPVTNSVKAKLCIDNANSGSFMISNYSESLVLIEGMRPVKKQAARDKLARAGMNIKFTTT; from the exons ATGCCGCCGTCTAAAGGCAAAGGAAAGGGGAAGAAGAAAGGTAAATCCAAGAAAACAAAAAACAGAGCTCCAGACGCAACATGCAACTGCATTTTACTAAGAGAAATCATCATTGATATCCTTTCTCGTCTCCCAGTGAAGACCCTTTTACAATTCAGGTGCGTTTGCAAGCCATGGCGAAAACTCATTACCAAACCCAACTTCATTGACGCCCATTTCCTCCATTCCTCTTCTTTGCAGCCCAGTACCGGTTCTTCACCCATTCTTTTACACACTCGCCATCCCGAGTCCTCTGATCATCTACTCTCACTAATCAACATGTCCCCCGAGTCATCATCAGTTGTGGAACTTGATAACCCTTTCCCTTTTTTCTTGCAAAATATGGTGGTTGTGGGTTCTTGCAATGGCATTGTGTGCCTTTGTCAGACACCTTTGGGTGATGCCATTATTCTTTGGAACCCAGCTATGAGGCAGTCTAGGAATGTGCCGCTTTCGAAAAGCAAACCCATTATTGGAACGCAATCTTGTGTTTCCATCGGATTGGCGTACGATTCACAAAAGAATGACTTCTTGGTCTTGAGTATTCAGAGTTTCGGACCAGAAACTATGATTGCGGATGAAGTGGAAATGTTTTCAACCAAGAGTTTCAGCTGGAAGAGGGTGCCAAATGAGATGGGGTTTCGAGTTCTTGGGCTTTCTTGCAATCTGATTATTAAAGGGGTGCCTTATTGGACTGCTCTGCTTTCGGATGCGCATGGGTCACGTGAGGTATTGGTGTGTTTTGATGTGAGCAAGAAAATATTTGACAAGTTACCTATGCCTGGAGTGAGACTGGGGATTCAGGGGTATCTTGTGAATTTGGAGGATTCTCTTGGTATATTAATGTGGGATAAAACAGACAAATGTAATGTTGATATTTGGGTAAtggatgatgaagatggttggaGCAAGAAATGCAATGTTGAAATGTTATTCGGGTTCGACAGAATTATTGGCTGTTTGAGGAATGGTAACATTGTTGCTGAGGATGAGAATGGCGTGTTGTTCCTCTTTGATCCGGTGACTAATTCTGTTAAGGCAAAATTGTGCATCGATAATGCTAATAGCGGTTCGTTCATGATTTCCAACTATTCAGAGAGCTTAGTTCTGATTGAAGGGATGCGACCAGTTAAGAAGCAAGCTGCTCGAGATAAATTAGCACG GGCTGGCATGAATATAAAGTTCACTACCACTTGA